gattgTGGAGGAATATTATCCGCTGGCAACGTGTTGGTTTGCTTGTCTCTGTCAAATTAGATGGACACAGCTTGAAATGTCTTAACATGCATTAATACCATAATAACGACCGTATCAAAAGTTTTATCGTCGGCcaaatgtatataatttatatcatatatcaggggtgcccattacgtcgatcgcgattgactggtcgatctcggagggggtgtcagtcgatctcaagccaggcattaaaaaatagacataaaaatgagcaatcatcaatcataccaagacttcactttcgtcagttgtttgacattctcggcacccgaggatcttgtgagatgacgctggctgctgcgagctcatatttaagaaaaaaatcactaacagggcggacgcagagaaacacattttatttctagagactccgtacctactgtcaaaactctaaagaccgacagcacagttcctgtcttcaccataaaagacctgtttcatcctgcctgtgctaacaaaataagagtctcagaaagctagcgtgcacaagctagcaagctacggagtttgatgccaatgtatttctcccccgccctcagcgaccgctttctcacttgcttgcccatccgcacactcactgacgtcactcacctgctgccagacattaaagggccacacatatgctactctcataacaaagtgtttaaaaacgagtatgcaagttggacaaatgagatgccaaatccaaccactttcatgtggtattggacagaaaggaggacttttttttttcctccatttgaaaatgcggacgttatcagcaccactgtctaattccaatcaatgcaagtcatcagaatcaaatacaccaacttatattcttgtcttcatgaaagaaaggaatctatgtgtgttaaacatgcttgtattatcattaaacaccattaacttgttaacaaaaatgtctctttcataaataaataaatataaattataaataggaatgaggtagatctcctcgacttggtcaattgaaaagtagctcgcctgcagaaaaagtgtgagcgcccctgatatatatgattgtgaacgataggataAATTCACCATATAACGACCGTATCAAAAGCTCTATCGTCAGTcaaatgtatataatttataatgTATACTGCGCAACCCTAGGGTGAACTAACTTTTTTTAGATTCAGGCACATCCCGACTGAAGCAAAGCTGGTCTGCATGCTGTCTATCCAATGTGAGGATTTGCTGGCTTTTTCATCAATATTATATAATTGTCAATTTAATCTCTTTGGGATTTGCACTGCTGGAATGAAACAAGCAGTAGCTCTGAGCCGGAGAGACTCACTTCACCATCTCATTTTTTGCAAAGGAAATGGAAAATCAGCAACAGTAAAtagtaagggtgtaacggtacacaaaaatttcggtccggtacgtacctcggtttagaggtcacggttcggttcattttcagtacagtaagaaaacaacaaaatacaaattttttggttatttatttaccaaatttgtaaacaatggcataacatacatatacacacagggtccattgccaaggttaatgtggtcaacatatataaaataaaaactaaataagattaggctcagaatggtttttttaacaaaacctttctactagtgctttttttgatagattgattgattgattgattgagacttttattagtagattgcacagtacagtacatattccgtacaattgaccacagaatgcaaacaccccaataagtttattaaacttttttacgttcggcgcgaaatttaaaattgcaatttattaaactaacccggccgtattggattgtgttgcaatgttaagatttcatcattgatgtataaacaatcagactgcttggtcggtagtagtgggtttcagtaggcctttaacactattacagatatgcgccacactgtcaacccacaccaaacaaaaatgacaaacaaatttcgggagaacatccgcaccgtaacacaacataaacacaacagaacaaatacttagaatcccttgcagcactaactcttccgggacgctacaatatttacGGTGTATATAATTTAccagtatttatgttgtgtacaatgtGTATTTACAATATGTTGTAAAAAGGAAATTTCATATTATTTGGAAGCTCGTCTTGTATTTGactttgtttatagggttaggcgcaataagtgttcaacttcagcctaaaccctttcggtctgcaacattttttatttttattttatgaatgtacaatacgaaggtcctgcagtcctgggttcaaatccaggctcgggatctttctgtgtggagtttgcatgttctccccgtgaatgcgtgggttccctccgggtactccggcttcctcccacttccaaagacatgcacctggggataggttgattggcaacactaaattggccctagtgtgtgaatgtgagtgtgaatgttgtctgtctatctgtgttggccctgcgatgaggtggcgacttgtccagggtgtactccgccctccgcccgattgtagctgagataggcgccagcgccccccacgaccccgaaagggaataagcggtacaaaatggatggatgaatgtacaactgtttgtttatgaatgtgcatctgtttgtttatgtaaaactgtttgtttattttgtggaccattgaccgaagaaataataaactaactaaAGTAAACTAAATATACACACCCCGCCCCCCACACcctcatctcccaaattcggaggtctcaaggttggcaagtatggtccagggacatacttcctgagtttataaacataatcaaacttaaaggcctactgaaacccaccgaccacgcaatctgatagtttatatatcaatgatgaaattttaacattgcaacacatgccaatacggccggtttagtttaccaaattgcaattttaaatttcccgtgaagtatcctgttgaaaacgtcgcggaatgatgacgcgtgtgcgtgacatcactggttgtaacGAACATGTTcatccagcccgatccaagctataagtaatctgctttaatcgcataattacacagatgtccagaatactggacatctgtgttgctgaatctttcgcaatttgttcaattaataatggagaagtcaaagaagaaagatttaggtgggaagcgttgtattgcagctgcctttagcaacacaaacacagccggtgtttccttgtttacattcccgaaggtgaagctttactatggaacagagcggtcaagcgaacatggttctttaccacatgtcaaccggcaggtttcggtgagaaaattgtgctaataagtcggctcttactgtagacatgagcggagcttgcgtcctcctgcagctgcggactattacctcctcccaccggagacactggcggtcaccacacccgtggccctACCccgccgactttcaggtaccatataactctcactaaaacactagtaacacaataagcagataagggattttccagaatgatcctggtaaatgtgtctaataacatctgaatcgctcccactgccctcgccttttttttttttcttctatttcttcactctcactttcctcatccacgaacctttcatcctcactcaaatcaatggggaaatcgtcacctTCTCGGTCCTAATTGCGCTCGcaactggtggctatgattataagcaatgggaggagctccacaacccgtgacatcacgcgcacatcgtctgctacttccggtacaggcaaagcttttttagtagcgaccaaaatttgcgaactttatcgtcgatgttctctactaaatcctttcagcaaaaatatggcaatatcgcgaaatgatcaagtaagaaaatctcatttcagtaggtctttaaacaaaaataaagattttgtgatgctaaaaaatattttagaggccgtatagtaccgaatatgattcattagtattgaggtactatactatactgtacaaccctagtagccATATTGGTTTGCTGGCCCACTTTTTCATTTGCTTCCGTTCAAAAGTCACGTGACGGAATACACCCTATGGCAGTGATGCGGAAACATGGCAGCACAAAGTCCTCCGTCATCATAGACCAAAATGCAACTTATTTCGTCCAGCGTGAGATGCTTTTTTTGTACTAGTAATCGTCTCTTTGCAGCCCGACTACGTTAGCTGGCATCGCCTCGTCCATCCTGCTCTTCGTGGCCATCATTGCCACCATGGTGTGCTGCTTCATGTGCTCCTGCTGCTACCTCTACCAGAGACGACTGCAGAGGGGAAGGACTCCTTATGACCGTAAGACCTTTTTTAGTTATCCTCAACCTCATGAAAGCTCTCGATGTCCTTTTACGATTCAACCTGAACCTCCACAGCCCAGGGGATCCCAATGGCGAGCTACCCTGTGGAGCCAATGTATGACGCTTATGGAAAACCACTGGGACCGACTGACTATGCACATGCAGGCTATCCTATGGCCCCCCAGTACCCAGGCATGGCTTCCCAGTACCCCATGATGCAGCCTGGACCTTATCCACCTCCTTCTATGGATCCTGCATACAACCAGCGTAATGATACTGTATTTATTCATAGAGTCATTCGCTGCAGAGAGTACCAGGCATCTAGTAAGGGGAAGACATTATTTTTTTATAGACTTAGacatcctttttattgtcattcaaat
Above is a genomic segment from Nerophis ophidion isolate RoL-2023_Sa linkage group LG02, RoL_Noph_v1.0, whole genome shotgun sequence containing:
- the shisa4 gene encoding protein shisa-4; translation: MAYAGTTNTTTTTAMATSVAAVVAMLAVVLSSSPVSANEDCLWYVDKNGTWHNGFDCPLVTFCCGNCQRRYCCLDAFKMITEREQKRCMLFQFSPTTLAGIASSILLFVAIIATMVCCFMCSCCYLYQRRLQRGRTPYDPQGIPMASYPVEPMYDAYGKPLGPTDYAHAGYPMAPQYPGMASQYPMMQPGPYPPPSMDPAYNQPPPPYSPPQYPGH